In Chryseobacterium oranimense, a single window of DNA contains:
- the def gene encoding peptide deformylase: MILPIRAFGDPVLRKVGKDIDKDYPGLQELIDNMFETMYSANGIGLAAPQIGLDIRLFVIDVTPLADDEDYEDIKDELAEFKKVFINAKILEESGEEWKFNEGCLSIPDVREDVKRKGTIVIEYYDENFVKHTETFSDIRARVIQHEYDHIEGVLFTDHLSALKKKLVKGKLTKISQGDVSIGYKMRFPK; encoded by the coding sequence ATGATTTTACCGATAAGAGCTTTTGGGGATCCTGTTTTGAGAAAAGTAGGGAAAGATATAGACAAAGATTATCCCGGTTTACAGGAACTTATAGATAATATGTTCGAAACGATGTACAGTGCAAACGGTATCGGGCTGGCAGCACCACAGATCGGGCTGGACATTCGTCTGTTTGTGATCGATGTAACTCCTCTTGCAGATGATGAAGATTACGAAGACATCAAAGATGAGCTGGCCGAGTTTAAAAAAGTTTTCATTAACGCCAAAATCCTTGAAGAATCCGGCGAAGAATGGAAATTCAATGAAGGATGCCTTTCTATTCCGGATGTAAGAGAAGATGTGAAGAGAAAAGGAACAATCGTCATTGAATATTATGACGAAAATTTTGTGAAACATACAGAAACTTTTTCCGATATTAGAGCCCGCGTAATTCAGCATGAGTATGATCATATTGAAGGCGTGCTGTTTACCGACCATCTGAGTGCTCTGAAGAAGAAACTTGTAAAAGGTAAACTGACGAAGATCTCCCAGGGCGATGTAAGCATCGGCTACAAAATGAGATTTCCAAAATAA